The sequence GTATCAGGACAGTATAGACTTTACTGGATAACTTGGGATGGTCAGTATATTTATGACGATGTATGGCAAGAACTTGACGATGCATATGCCCAAACAGGAAACAGCAGTTTGATAACAGGATTAGATAATTGGGTAATATCAGAGAATTATACAATGGATTATAAAACAGGATATGATAAATTAAAAAAAGAATATGGTGATATAGAGAACCCATTTTATTATCTAAATACAACTGTAAAATATGAAAAAAATAAATATGAAACAAAGGTTTTAGAAGGATACGTAGATACAAGTAAGTTAGTAACAAAAGGCGGGAGAATACTGTCAGGAGGTAATCTTACACTTGATGTAGTAGAATTAGAAAACAAAAATTCTAAGATAAGTTCAGGTGGAACTTTAAGAATAACAGATAAGGTTCAAAAGATAGAAAATACAACAGATGTATCAACAATAAAAGTGTATGACGGGAAAGAAACATTAGTTTTTGGGGAAAAGGTCATGGCTTCTAAATTTTATGATACAGTAGGAATAGGAAGAACATTAATAGATGTGGGAAGAGACTACAATATAGCAGACAGGGTGTCAGTAATAGAAGGTAACAATTTAATAATAGAAGGAACACCGACAATAAATAACGGATATGATTATAGTAAAATAGGGACAGGAATAGTAGTCGACCCCAGTACAATAACTTCAAAAGATGTGGATGTAGACTTGTATTATGATCCAGTATCAGTACATGTAGACCGAACAGCAGTAATAGATATAATAACAACAGGGACAATACCATTTAATCCGGGAGTATTTACAAGTTCACAAAGTAAGTTATTTACAGAAAGTAAAGACCCGAATTCAAAATATTTACTGGAAACAAGAAGTCAGTATATAGATTTATCAAGATTCTTTGGAAGTGATTATTTCTTAAGTAAAATAGGATATAATGAATCAAAGGACTGGAATATGGCCAGAAGGTTAGGAGATGCTTATTACGAGACGAAATACATGAATAATCTTCTATTAGAAACATTAGGGACAAGATTCATAAATGGTAAGGCAGATACAGAATTAATGAAAGAAATGCTTGATAATGCAGTATCGACAAGCGGAGACTTACAGTTAACAATAGGAGTAGCTTTAACAGGAGATCAGATAAAAGCTTTAAAAAGTGATATAATCTGGTATGTAGAGCAGGAAGTAAACGGAGAAAAAGTATTAGTGCCACAGGTATATTTAAGTCAGGCAACACTTGAGAATATAAAGAGCCCAACGACAACAATATCAGCACAGGAGACGCTCGCAATAAACAGCAGTACACTTGTAAATCAGGGAAGACTAGAGGGAAAAACAGTCTATGTAAATACAGATAACTTAATAAATAAGAGTGTAGGCTCATTAACAGCAGAGATAACAGGAACAAATATACAAATAGACGCTAAAAATGATATACTGAATATAGGGGCAGTAATATCAGCCAAAGAAGATTTGATGTTAACAGCAGGGGGAACAATAAGTAATGTAACAACAGGAGTGGAAACAACAGAACATGACAGGCTTGAAGGAAAAGAAAGAACCAGAATATATGATGATATTCAGAATGTAGGAGTAATAAGTTCCGGAAATACAACATATATAGAAGCAGATAAATATGTTTCAAGAGGAGCTGTAACAGAATCAGGAGGAACGACTTATATTGAGTCTAATGATGTAAATATAAATACAATAGCTTTGAAAGATTATGAGAGAACAGAAGAAAATCATGGATATGATTTATACAGAACAACAGAAAAGTTAGGCTCAGAGATAACAGGTCTTGATAATGTAATAATAAATGCCGGAAATGATATAAATATAAAGGGAAGTACAGTAGCATCAGACGGAACGGTTCAGTTAACAGCAGGGAATGACATAAATATAGAGAATGACAAAAATACAATGTATACAGAATCAAAAAGAGATAAGAAAGGAACATTCTCAAGTTATTCAAAATTGGAAACTAATTATCAAGAGGGAGCAGTAGCAAGTACAGTAATAGGGAATAATGTAATATTAGATGCTGGAAATGATGCAAACATAAAAGCATCAAATGTCATAGCAGTAAAGAATGATAATATTCAGAGTAGTGGTGGAAATATAGTAGTAACAGCCGGAAATGACATAAATATCACAACAGATGATATGAATAATGAATATTATTTAAAGGAAAAGAAAAGTGGCTGGAGTGCCTCGGCTTCAATGAGTGGCGGAGGAGCATCGGCAGGAGTGACTTACAGTAGTACAAGTCTTGAGAATACAAGAAATAGTACAACAGTGGCGACATCAAGTATAGTTTCTGAAGGGAGTACATTACTATCAGCAGGAAATAAAGTGAAAACAGAAGCAATGCAGGCAAATGTCGGGGAAGATATGATTATCAGAGGAGTAAACGGAGTAGAATTATTAGATGCCCAGGAAGTATATAATGAAAAAATAAAACAGGAAAGTAAGAGTGTAGGAATAACAGTAAGTGTAGGTTCAACAATAACAAGCTTTATAAGTTCAGTGGATGAAAAATCACAAAATAATGGGAAATATGGATTTGGTAATAAGTCAGAACTTATAAATAGTTATGGTGACGGTTTAGATGTAGCAAGACAGGGGATAAAGGCAGGCTCAGACTTATCTCAGTTAGTAGTAGACGGAATGAAGGGAAGCTATGGTTCATTAGGTGGATACGGAGTAACAGCAAATGTTACAGTAAGTGCAAGTAAAAGTAAATATGAATCTAATACAAGCGGGACAACTTCTGTAGCAGGAAATATAAATGTAGGTGGAAATCTTGTAATATCATCTGAAGGAGATGTAAAACTTGTAAATCAAAAAGTGAATGTTGGAGAAAATATTATAGTAGATGCAAAAAGTTTTGAAGCAACAGCAGGAAAAAATACTTATAATAATACAACAGATTCAAGTTCACAGGGAATGTCAGCCGGATATGATTTTACAGGAGGAACAGTAACAGGAGGAATAAACGGAAGTAAAGGAAACAGTAATTCATCATCAGTCTATTATGATAACACAGTAATAAATGCAGGAGGGACATTCCAGTTAACAACAAAAGAAGATGCAACATTCAAAGGAGCCAATGTAACAGCAGATAAGATAGACTTTGAAATAGGCGGAAATCTGAATGTAATATCATTACAGGATGAATACAAGTTAGATGGAAGT comes from Sebaldella sp. S0638 and encodes:
- a CDS encoding hemagglutinin repeat-containing protein, producing the protein GNLLLEGKIQGISNLLISGSNITNNGNTISSGLLRLSGNDITNNLTISASNVELVATGNILNNSMIEGETGKLSGNNITNKDLIIFLDKLDIEGTKLINKDASVYSDNELNIVAGDVDNTDGEIVGQGTLNITDFNLLDNTRGIIDSRGNILLSGNKLLNSGEVSGQYRLYWITWDGQYIYDDVWQELDDAYAQTGNSSLITGLDNWVISENYTMDYKTGYDKLKKEYGDIENPFYYLNTTVKYEKNKYETKVLEGYVDTSKLVTKGGRILSGGNLTLDVVELENKNSKISSGGTLRITDKVQKIENTTDVSTIKVYDGKETLVFGEKVMASKFYDTVGIGRTLIDVGRDYNIADRVSVIEGNNLIIEGTPTINNGYDYSKIGTGIVVDPSTITSKDVDVDLYYDPVSVHVDRTAVIDIITTGTIPFNPGVFTSSQSKLFTESKDPNSKYLLETRSQYIDLSRFFGSDYFLSKIGYNESKDWNMARRLGDAYYETKYMNNLLLETLGTRFINGKADTELMKEMLDNAVSTSGDLQLTIGVALTGDQIKALKSDIIWYVEQEVNGEKVLVPQVYLSQATLENIKSPTTTISAQETLAINSSTLVNQGRLEGKTVYVNTDNLINKSVGSLTAEITGTNIQIDAKNDILNIGAVISAKEDLMLTAGGTISNVTTGVETTEHDRLEGKERTRIYDDIQNVGVISSGNTTYIEADKYVSRGAVTESGGTTYIESNDVNINTIALKDYERTEENHGYDLYRTTEKLGSEITGLDNVIINAGNDINIKGSTVASDGTVQLTAGNDINIENDKNTMYTESKRDKKGTFSSYSKLETNYQEGAVASTVIGNNVILDAGNDANIKASNVIAVKNDNIQSSGGNIVVTAGNDINITTDDMNNEYYLKEKKSGWSASASMSGGGASAGVTYSSTSLENTRNSTTVATSSIVSEGSTLLSAGNKVKTEAMQANVGEDMIIRGVNGVELLDAQEVYNEKIKQESKSVGITVSVGSTITSFISSVDEKSQNNGKYGFGNKSELINSYGDGLDVARQGIKAGSDLSQLVVDGMKGSYGSLGGYGVTANVTVSASKSKYESNTSGTTSVAGNINVGGNLVISSEGDVKLVNQKVNVGENIIVDAKSFEATAGKNTYNNTTDSSSQGMSAGYDFTGGTVTGGINGSKGNSNSSSVYYDNTVINAGGTFQLTTKEDATFKGANVTADKIDFEIGGNLNVISLQDEYKLDGSNKSGGLNYGHTEQSDGTGYNSVSGSASYGESKGDSKWINNQTSIIAENGGSIKVGETLTNVGAIIGSMNDSMRIEAKEVVVENLKDHDNGENYNVGLSGVDRKNAVPQTELQYGSHDKEQDTNATFVNTVVVENGQEINLEERGINTDISKAQVITKDDVVEQIDTKLHTDLLNSGKVKDLINDLNKIYSNVGEVRDQIVVTRLPNESVEEYYGKIAEGLEENKIIVIEMDRAGVYDSSLINSCTGSNCVLYDDDGTTKLYAHDLSGNAPKYDKVENTKLYMKDGKQYEGVNGKIFYDLQSVVMDASQEIIKISRDDNLEYGWQTYAIETKDKNGKTVTVYGYTPFVQSGEASAAIGLNKINEEIAKGNYIPLGAVIVAVNHSHGKEYPINDVSEYFSQGDLGNANEKHSISVVTPSGKVYQYNNDKTIYYYGDVNITQPLNSGNFELKTEKMNSWELKKDSSGNEIHDSNGKPILIQVEYEKLIIFPKSK